The nucleotide sequence GTGTTATTTTACACTGGCCTAGTGAGAAAAAACGGAAAGAGTTATAAGTAATTGAAAAAACAGTTAACGTCCACCGCCGTCGTAGCGTTAATAATCACCCTCCAAAGTCAAATGGAGGAAAAGGCTAATACGCAGGTTGGATAATGCCGTCTGAGCCAAGCAAATCCAGAAAGTACaaatacaaaaattgaaaaaaggaaCCAATTaaacaacaaaagaaaaaaataaagtattaaAGACGACAAATAGGATCGAATGGACGGCTGTCTCTTCCCTTTGGCCAATAACCGACAGTAGACTTTATTAGTAGATATTGATTAAAACTATCGATTTAGTAATGgatactaattaaaaaaaataaaaacacaaaTTTATAAGGATAACTCATAACTCATAAGAATCTTATAAGAACTCTTCAGAAGACCATCTTAAGCTTTCCCACGGAGCTCACAATCATAATAATTGGGCAAAAAAATTGTCTATTTAATAGCAATTAATAGATCAGAAAATTTATACTAGAAATTAACAGCATTTCAGGGATTCTAAATGAATTTTTTGAGTCCTTGTTTcactcttaactctttcgtctcttctgggactctgagtacccaaagcagcatatgaatattctgtaaaaaacaatgttttttaattattcagaactgataaaaatcctattcttgtctATGATaaaaaactataaggatgtccaaatgtaagatattttttgtaggacctcaattaattcctgagcttagatatttttgaagtcaaaaatatctaagctcaggaattaattgaggtcctacaaaaaatatcttacatttggacatccttatagtttttaatcatatacaagaatagaatttttatttgttctgaataattaaaaaacattgtttttcacagaatgcTGCTTCGGGTACTCAGattcccaaaagagacgaaagagttaagtaccACTCCTGTAAATCTAGTCTATAATAGGCtattatagtttttttcttttgttattctATGTTAATTTAGAATTCtgaaaagaaattcacaattagggtaaagtggtacaagttggacaatggtacaatttggacagggctttttgtcttaataaatttagtactccattttcatttgtatatttttaatgctttagttttataatttggttccttgtgcttaaaaacaaattttgtactgtatttatcaagaaataagccatgtccaacttgcacaggcgaattgtccaacttgtaacactaattccaaattatatcattttaccctataagaattaaaaaattatatctttTCATCCAGTTTATGGAGCTTACAATCACCCTGTGGAGGGCTGGTGTGGTTCAGCATCCAGTGGTCATTTGGGGTATGTTGTAGCTCACATGAAAGGGGCCACAAGATGCCTGTACGGCGACAGATCCACTGTCCTCTTTGCTATTCCGTGCGACTTCTTCGTCAATGGCACTCTTGTACTCACATGTTATGTTGGCACACGACCTATTGAGCAACCCGAAGTGATCCACATGACATCCAATCACAAGGTCAATAGACTCACACTGGCTGATCTCAATGACATCATGAACCATGAAGTGGCCAAGAATCCCTGCAATTCCTATCTGTGGCGTCCCCATAGCAAAGTCCGAAAGGGTTGGCGCTATGAACTCTTCAATTTTGCCTACATCCTCCTGGCCTTACTGATTTACGTACCCGAGAAGATCTTTCGCTTTGGACCTAGATGGATGAGGTATGTGGGAGCAACTTAAACTACACACCGCGTAAATTGATTCGCTCAAAgtcttttgtttattttctctGCAGTGGTTTCAAAATTGTCCTCATTTCCTACAAAGGGgccaaatattttgcaaatatagcCAACAAAATAGAACGTATTTCCATTGACAATGGTCAACGAATAATGAGACTCGTCAATCCGGAAGATAAACAGCGCTATGCAGCAGACGTGGCTGAAGTCGACTGGCCAGAAGCATTTGCCAGAAGTATTCAATGGGCAAGAACATACTACTACAAGGAGACGGGAAAGTAAgttttaaatcctttttttcGGTATTTAGATTTTCAAATTAATGTTTTGGACTTTCTCCAGAATCTCCCTGAGGCATCATGTTATTTTCTACACCTGTATCACCATTGAGATCTTCTTGTATGCCATATTGTGGTATCTCGTCTACGTGAGCTTCCTCACACTCACCAATTGCCCCGAGATCTCTGGTGCAATAGGTGCAattagtgtattttttgtccATTGGCTTTAGTGTTAAGTGTTAGTTTACCTATATGTTATGCAGCATGTTCATTAACAATTATTTTAAGATGGAATAAAAAACATTTCGAGAGGATTTTTGATCTTTTAATTAACTGGGATGTTGGTTTTACCTAATTCCAACTTAAAAGTACAGAAATGTTGATGGATTAGTTATTTTTTGACACCcccctttgaaaaaaaaatttctcaaaaatgaagGCCATGCTTTTGTAGCCGTTatttgtttgaattttgattaatcGACCGAACTGCGGCGATATTTTCCACGATATTACTGGAAGTCCGCACTGGACTGGAAAGTCGCGATGTTGCAGAAGCGTAGCGGCTTGCGGTTTTCGCTCAGTCTCTCACTGGCATTCCTCGTGAGTAGATGtgtttattgtgtttttcaagtgaattttaatttttttccatcctAATTTGTGATCAATTAGTTGTTTTATGCACCTATAATATTTACCACACGCCCAGCTAAAGACGTAAGTAGCAAGTTAGCCAGCTGGATAGCTCAGAAGAAGGTGTTCTATGGTATAATTCTGGAATTTTTTCCACCTTCGACGTCACTGACgcaaattatttctaataagCTCCTATGCAGCTCACCTAATGCTTTTTGTGATTAATCCACATGTTAGATATATAGATAGTGCATTCGCACCTTGATCATCTATACGAATAGTAGTTCAATAAATTAAACCACACGAAATTTGCATTCTACGTCAACCAGAGTCCAAGAGATATGCAAATTAGCCGTGTATTTGTGGTTATGTTTACATTTTCCCATTTGTTTTGAGGAGCAGATTGAGGCAgaaaaaaataggataaaaaaagaattcacaag is from Phlebotomus papatasi isolate M1 chromosome 1, Ppap_2.1, whole genome shotgun sequence and encodes:
- the LOC129807650 gene encoding putative fatty acyl-CoA reductase CG8303, with the protein product MENHLIKLEEFFSGKGVFITGGTGFLGTGLMEALLGVSPNIGNIYVLVREKRGMTPAERFKKIFSKENFRHHSEETLKKVIPITGDLTSEDFGLAPEILAEIVENVNIIYHSAGLIKFNRPLKMAIELNVVSTLRNIHLAKKLKKLSAFVYVSTALANINVKGQIEEKVYWPGRDPRELIKLAAADLLPTSESDPEFLEIVGRHENSYTFSKQVAENLIQQEMGFLPVGIVRPSAVYGAYNHPVEGWCGSASSGHLGYVVAHMKGATRCLYGDRSTVLFAIPCDFFVNGTLVLTCYVGTRPIEQPEVIHMTSNHKVNRLTLADLNDIMNHEVAKNPCNSYLWRPHSKVRKGWRYELFNFAYILLALLIYVPEKIFRFGPRWMSGFKIVLISYKGAKYFANIANKIERISIDNGQRIMRLVNPEDKQRYAADVAEVDWPEAFARSIQWARTYYYKETGKISLRHHVIFYTCITIEIFLYAILWYLVYVSFLTLTNCPEISGAIGAISVFFVHWL